A DNA window from Halomicrobium mukohataei DSM 12286 contains the following coding sequences:
- a CDS encoding PrsW family intramembrane metalloprotease: MPDRDPVQERLAGEDLYDVAEWDARSLLDRFSVALYGLLHASRRWALLIVALVLFVVQLGFAGLLVVREPNLGVLALLSAVPAVALVAYVWYGDPTRREPIDTLAITFVLAVVFAAIAALINTLLSGVFELIPIVGLPLFFFLVVGPIEETVKWLAIRTYAYETESFDAVVDGAVYGAVAGLGFATIENALYIAQGYLQAASLGEMVQLQQAIGTSLSRSLVGPGHVLYSAFAGYYLGLAKFNPDNRGPIVVKGIVVAALIHGAYNTLVSTLPSILPWNIVTLLAFVVVFDGVVGYALYRKLSRYRSYYARANEATDAVTETGDGPAEP, translated from the coding sequence ATGCCCGACCGTGATCCCGTACAGGAAAGACTGGCCGGCGAGGACCTCTACGACGTGGCCGAGTGGGACGCTCGATCGCTGTTGGATCGATTCTCCGTGGCGCTGTACGGCCTCTTACACGCGAGTCGTCGCTGGGCGCTGCTGATCGTCGCGCTGGTCCTGTTCGTCGTCCAGCTCGGGTTCGCCGGCCTGCTGGTCGTGCGCGAGCCGAACCTCGGCGTCCTAGCGCTGCTGTCTGCCGTCCCGGCGGTCGCGCTCGTCGCGTACGTCTGGTACGGCGACCCGACTCGGCGGGAACCGATCGACACGCTGGCGATCACGTTCGTCCTCGCGGTCGTCTTCGCGGCGATCGCAGCACTGATCAACACGCTGTTGAGCGGCGTCTTCGAACTGATCCCGATCGTCGGCCTCCCGCTCTTTTTCTTCCTCGTGGTCGGCCCCATCGAGGAGACCGTCAAGTGGCTCGCGATCCGGACCTACGCCTACGAGACCGAGAGCTTCGACGCCGTCGTCGACGGGGCGGTGTACGGTGCCGTCGCCGGACTCGGCTTCGCGACGATCGAGAACGCCCTCTACATCGCGCAGGGCTACCTACAGGCCGCCAGCCTCGGTGAGATGGTACAGCTCCAGCAGGCCATCGGCACCTCGCTGAGCCGATCGCTCGTGGGGCCGGGCCACGTGCTGTACTCCGCGTTCGCCGGCTACTACCTCGGACTGGCGAAGTTCAACCCCGACAATCGCGGGCCGATCGTGGTCAAGGGGATCGTCGTGGCGGCGCTGATCCACGGGGCGTACAACACGCTCGTTTCGACGCTGCCCTCGATCCTCCCCTGGAACATCGTGACGCTGCTGGCCTTCGTCGTCGTCTTCGACGGCGTCGTCGGCTACGCGCTGTACCGGAAGCTATCGCGCTATCGGTCGTACTACGCCCGAGCGAACGAGGCGACGGACGCAGTGACCGAGACGGGCGACGGTCCCGCCGAACCCTGA
- a CDS encoding winged helix-turn-helix domain-containing protein, protein MATQDRGERPNGFGDELERRRFVLHETRLDVLHQILAQPDGVLSVEELLYRNPDETEANLRYHVDELVDRGIVEKIPVPRAKSVDDPPTTFYAVTGEGIALLRAVSMYEEAAVWRSVYEQMERTDRIEAIENLETRPDVDYESRGATAQD, encoded by the coding sequence ATGGCGACGCAAGACCGCGGCGAGCGACCGAACGGCTTCGGGGACGAACTGGAGCGACGGCGCTTCGTCCTCCACGAGACTCGCCTCGACGTCCTCCACCAGATCCTCGCCCAGCCCGACGGCGTCCTCTCCGTCGAGGAGCTTCTCTACCGCAACCCCGACGAGACCGAGGCCAACCTCCGGTACCACGTCGACGAGCTCGTCGACCGCGGCATCGTCGAGAAGATCCCGGTCCCGCGCGCCAAGAGCGTCGACGATCCGCCGACGACGTTCTACGCCGTCACGGGTGAGGGGATCGCTCTCCTGAGGGCAGTCAGCATGTACGAGGAGGCCGCGGTCTGGCGCAGCGTCTACGAGCAGATGGAGCGGACCGACCGGATCGAGGCGATCGAGAATCTGGAGACTCGTCCCGACGTGGACTACGAGAGCCGCGGCGCGACGGCACAGGACTGA
- a CDS encoding 2,3,4,5-tetrahydropyridine-2,6-dicarboxylate N-succinyltransferase, with the protein MSLEADVRDLWERKQDGLTAADATDDHLAVLDDFLAALEAGEIRAAEKRGGEWEANAWVKQGILLNFGLRETVAREYGDVTYHDVLPLRETDDLHERGSRNTPDGTVIRRGAYVGSDAILMSPAFVNIGAHVGDGTLVDSCDTVGSAAQIGDDVKLGANTLIGGVLEPVESTPVVVEDGVSLGAGCRVTSGFVVGENSIVGENTLLTPRIPIYDLVEEEVIYGELPPERRAFTRFVESSVSDHDLFDGGAYKPAVVATDVEAETLEATEREDALRE; encoded by the coding sequence ATGAGTCTCGAAGCAGACGTACGCGACCTCTGGGAACGCAAACAGGACGGACTGACGGCCGCCGACGCGACCGACGACCACCTGGCCGTCCTCGACGACTTTCTCGCCGCGCTCGAAGCCGGCGAGATCAGGGCCGCCGAGAAACGCGGCGGGGAGTGGGAGGCCAACGCCTGGGTCAAGCAGGGGATCCTCCTGAACTTCGGCCTGCGCGAGACCGTCGCTCGCGAGTACGGCGACGTTACCTACCACGACGTGCTTCCGCTGCGCGAGACCGACGACCTGCACGAACGGGGGAGCCGCAACACGCCCGACGGAACGGTCATCCGGCGCGGTGCGTACGTCGGCAGCGACGCCATCCTCATGTCGCCCGCGTTCGTCAACATCGGCGCACACGTCGGCGACGGCACGCTCGTCGACTCCTGTGACACGGTGGGATCGGCCGCCCAGATCGGCGACGACGTCAAGCTCGGCGCGAACACGCTGATCGGCGGCGTCCTCGAACCGGTCGAGAGCACGCCGGTCGTCGTCGAGGACGGCGTCTCGCTGGGCGCGGGCTGTCGGGTCACCAGCGGCTTCGTCGTCGGGGAGAACAGCATCGTCGGGGAGAACACGCTGCTGACGCCCCGCATTCCGATCTACGACCTCGTCGAAGAGGAAGTCATCTACGGCGAGTTGCCGCCCGAACGGCGCGCGTTCACTCGCTTCGTCGAGTCCAGCGTGAGCGACCACGACCTGTTCGACGGCGGCGCGTACAAGCCCGCCGTCGTCGCGACCGACGTGGAAGCGGAGACGCTGGAGGCGACGGAACGAGAGGACGCGCTACGGGAGTGA
- a CDS encoding phosphoribosyltransferase, with the protein MFRDRTDAGRQLAEAMADRGVSPELVLAIPRGGLPPGRAVADHFDAPLGVVVAKKLGAPNNPELALAAVAEDGSVWRNDELLARLDVTDEYVDAERVRVGDEARETAERYRDGAFPSLRDRRVAIVDDGIATGATMRACLARVRAAEPASIAVGVPVGPADTIDDLGASADTVVCVETPAAFRAFGAYYRNFGQVSDEEAMGYLASE; encoded by the coding sequence ATGTTCCGCGACCGCACCGACGCCGGCCGACAGCTGGCCGAGGCGATGGCCGACCGCGGCGTCAGCCCGGAGCTCGTCCTCGCGATTCCGCGCGGCGGCCTGCCACCGGGCCGGGCCGTCGCCGACCACTTCGACGCGCCGCTCGGCGTGGTCGTCGCCAAGAAGCTCGGCGCGCCGAACAACCCCGAGCTGGCCCTCGCCGCCGTCGCCGAGGACGGGAGCGTCTGGCGCAACGACGAGCTGCTCGCGCGACTCGACGTGACCGACGAGTACGTCGACGCCGAACGCGTCCGCGTCGGCGACGAGGCACGCGAGACGGCCGAGCGGTACCGCGACGGGGCATTTCCGTCGCTACGGGACCGGCGCGTCGCCATCGTGGACGACGGGATCGCGACGGGCGCGACGATGCGGGCCTGCCTCGCTCGGGTGCGTGCCGCGGAGCCAGCGTCGATCGCGGTCGGCGTCCCGGTGGGGCCCGCGGACACGATCGACGACCTCGGGGCGAGTGCCGACACCGTCGTCTGCGTCGAGACACCGGCGGCCTTCCGGGCGTTCGGGGCCTACTACCGGAATTTCGGACAGGTCAGCGACGAGGAAGCGATGGGGTATCTGGCGTCCGAGTAG
- the purB gene encoding adenylosuccinate lyase yields MTDRGPLDAVSPLDGRYARYTEPLVPYASERALMRARVRVEVEYLLALADLDATPLTIDAAQRDHLRNCYEAFDEEDAALVKQLETEGYGEYAATNHDVKAVEYFVRLHLPDGLDAANWIHFGLTSEDVNNLAHRLLVGPAVEDVLVPELRAVRDRLVAFAHDYGDLPMLARTHGQPATPTTFGKEMAVYASRLGRAIARIEAAADDLSGKLAGASGTYAAHHAAYPEVDWPAVSEAFVADLGLEHEPLTTQVNPCDDLEAVFDAVRGANNVLRDLDLDMWLYVSDRYLGQEAVEGETGSSTMPHKVNPIDFENSEGNLTKANSDLTFLGDYVTTSRLQRDLSDSTVKRNIGSAFAYCLIAYQKCQSGLDKVVPNERVMREELESTPEIVGEAVQTILRREGHDDAYEQVKKATRGKSVTIEDFREMIAGLDVSESVREELLAVTPTGYTGVADELADDV; encoded by the coding sequence ATGACTGACCGGGGTCCACTCGACGCCGTCTCGCCGCTCGACGGCCGCTACGCTCGTTACACGGAACCGCTCGTGCCCTACGCCAGCGAGCGCGCGCTGATGCGCGCTCGCGTCCGGGTCGAAGTCGAGTACCTGCTCGCGCTGGCCGATCTCGACGCGACGCCGCTGACGATCGACGCGGCCCAGCGCGACCACCTGCGAAACTGCTACGAGGCCTTCGACGAGGAGGACGCGGCCCTCGTCAAGCAACTCGAAACGGAGGGGTACGGCGAGTACGCCGCGACCAACCACGACGTGAAAGCCGTCGAGTACTTCGTTCGCCTCCACCTCCCCGACGGACTGGACGCGGCCAACTGGATCCACTTCGGACTCACCAGCGAGGACGTGAACAACCTCGCTCACCGGCTGCTGGTCGGTCCGGCCGTCGAGGACGTGCTCGTCCCGGAACTGCGCGCCGTCCGGGACCGCCTGGTCGCGTTCGCTCACGACTACGGCGACCTCCCGATGCTGGCCCGCACCCACGGACAGCCCGCGACGCCGACGACCTTCGGCAAGGAGATGGCCGTCTACGCCTCGCGGCTGGGGAGAGCCATCGCGCGGATCGAAGCCGCGGCCGACGACCTCTCGGGCAAGCTGGCCGGCGCGTCCGGCACCTACGCCGCTCACCACGCCGCGTATCCCGAGGTGGACTGGCCCGCCGTCTCCGAGGCGTTCGTCGCGGACCTCGGGCTGGAACACGAACCGCTGACGACGCAGGTCAACCCCTGTGACGACCTCGAAGCCGTCTTCGACGCGGTCCGCGGAGCCAACAACGTCCTCCGGGACCTCGACCTCGACATGTGGCTCTACGTCTCCGATCGCTACCTCGGACAGGAGGCCGTCGAGGGCGAGACCGGCTCCTCGACGATGCCCCACAAGGTGAATCCGATCGACTTCGAGAACAGCGAGGGGAACCTCACGAAGGCGAACTCGGACCTGACCTTCCTCGGGGACTACGTCACCACCTCCCGGCTCCAGCGGGACCTCTCTGACTCGACGGTCAAGCGCAACATCGGGTCGGCGTTCGCCTACTGTCTGATCGCCTACCAGAAGTGTCAGAGCGGCCTGGACAAGGTCGTCCCCAACGAGCGGGTCATGCGCGAGGAGCTCGAATCGACCCCCGAGATCGTCGGCGAGGCCGTCCAGACGATCCTCCGGCGCGAGGGCCACGACGACGCCTACGAGCAGGTGAAGAAAGCGACGCGGGGCAAGTCCGTCACTATCGAGGACTTCCGGGAGATGATCGCGGGCCTGGACGTGAGCGAGTCCGTCCGCGAGGAACTGCTCGCCGTGACGCCCACGGGCTACACCGGCGTCGCCGACGAACTGGCCGACGACGTGTAG
- a CDS encoding M20 family metallopeptidase, which produces MADAATFDIDAFHREAVETPSHDAVDEMRDLLVDALADGGHEATVDEAGNVLASREAAEEGPHLVLNTHIDTVPPHVPFREGEDDVVRGRGSCDAKGPLAALLAAFLRADVGAGRLTLAITPDEETHQTGAGHLEETLSADGYVVGEPTDLDVCTAARGQFEGRVTIHGESAHASDPADGANAIRAAAPIMQAMESYSEHHGPGEHETLGRPTLTPSMIEGGEAPNQVPAECTITFDRRSVPPETSDEFPERLEAHLGQWLPDGMSLDVSLVRPDTPFPEAFETDREATLVQTLAAESGGAIRPFGAATEAAHFAPDAPTVVFGPGVLADEEGAVAHSEREYVRRSEIHEAAAAVEATVERLLSTSR; this is translated from the coding sequence ATGGCCGACGCCGCGACGTTCGATATCGACGCTTTCCACCGGGAGGCCGTCGAGACGCCCTCCCACGACGCTGTCGACGAGATGCGCGATCTGCTGGTCGACGCGCTCGCCGACGGCGGCCACGAGGCCACCGTCGACGAGGCCGGAAACGTGCTGGCCAGCCGCGAGGCGGCCGAGGAGGGCCCTCACCTCGTCCTGAACACGCATATCGACACCGTCCCGCCTCACGTTCCGTTTCGCGAGGGCGAGGACGACGTGGTCCGGGGCCGTGGGAGCTGCGACGCGAAGGGGCCACTGGCCGCGCTGCTCGCCGCCTTCCTCCGGGCGGATGTGGGTGCTGGGCGGCTGACGCTGGCGATCACGCCAGACGAAGAGACCCACCAGACCGGTGCGGGCCACCTCGAAGAGACGCTGTCGGCCGACGGGTACGTCGTCGGCGAGCCGACCGACCTGGACGTGTGTACCGCGGCCCGCGGCCAGTTCGAGGGGCGGGTCACCATCCACGGCGAGAGCGCCCACGCCTCCGATCCCGCCGACGGCGCGAACGCCATCCGGGCCGCCGCGCCGATCATGCAGGCCATGGAGAGCTACAGCGAGCACCACGGTCCGGGCGAACACGAGACGCTGGGCCGCCCCACGCTCACCCCCTCGATGATCGAGGGCGGCGAGGCCCCCAACCAGGTGCCCGCCGAGTGTACGATCACCTTCGACCGCCGCAGCGTCCCCCCGGAGACCAGCGACGAGTTCCCCGAACGGCTCGAAGCACACCTCGGGCAGTGGCTCCCGGACGGCATGTCCCTCGACGTGTCGCTCGTCCGGCCCGACACGCCGTTCCCCGAGGCGTTCGAGACCGACCGGGAAGCGACGCTCGTCCAGACGCTCGCCGCGGAGAGCGGCGGTGCGATCCGCCCGTTCGGTGCCGCGACGGAGGCCGCCCACTTCGCGCCCGACGCACCGACGGTCGTCTTCGGTCCGGGCGTGCTGGCCGACGAGGAGGGCGCGGTCGCCCACAGCGAGCGCGAGTACGTCCGCCGCAGCGAGATCCACGAGGCCGCGGCGGCCGTCGAGGCGACTGTCGAACGGCTGCTCTCGACGAGCCGTTGA
- a CDS encoding alpha/beta fold hydrolase produces the protein MTASSTAIRGRRDADPTTTISLSGGRRLRYAAYGRSDGTPVLFLHGTPGSYRLGSLFDAAARERGVRLIAPDRPGYGGSTAWSDRTISDADRYLRAILDDANVQRAGLIAFSGGAPHALAMATQCPDIVSRIDLVAGATPPDVTGETPTTQRLLGGLATRTPTLLAGLLRGQAWLAERLDPSFVVAQYTAGDADESVSEEVATTVEADFLEALAHTTSGTVTDLRTAATEWALDYEALAADVRLWHGTADTNVPIASVRAFEDRLPTATIETVDGADHLRTLLRAVPAALEEYR, from the coding sequence ATGACCGCATCCTCGACAGCCATCAGGGGGAGACGCGACGCCGACCCCACGACGACGATCTCGCTGAGCGGCGGCCGTCGACTCAGATACGCGGCGTACGGCCGTTCCGACGGGACGCCCGTGCTGTTCTTGCACGGGACCCCCGGCTCGTACAGGCTCGGCTCGCTGTTCGACGCGGCCGCACGAGAACGGGGGGTCAGGCTCATCGCGCCAGACCGGCCGGGCTACGGCGGCTCGACGGCGTGGTCCGACCGGACGATCAGCGACGCCGACCGCTACCTCCGTGCGATCCTCGACGACGCGAACGTCCAGCGAGCCGGGCTGATAGCCTTTTCCGGCGGCGCGCCACACGCACTGGCGATGGCCACGCAGTGCCCCGACATCGTCTCTCGGATCGACCTCGTCGCCGGGGCGACACCGCCGGACGTGACCGGCGAGACACCCACGACACAGCGGCTCCTCGGTGGGCTGGCGACCAGGACGCCGACGCTGCTCGCTGGCCTCCTGCGCGGACAGGCGTGGCTCGCCGAGCGTCTCGACCCGTCGTTCGTCGTCGCACAGTACACCGCGGGCGACGCGGACGAGTCGGTCTCCGAGGAAGTGGCGACGACCGTCGAGGCCGACTTTCTCGAAGCGCTCGCACACACCACGAGCGGCACCGTCACGGACCTCCGGACCGCGGCCACGGAGTGGGCGCTCGACTACGAGGCGCTGGCCGCCGACGTGCGTCTCTGGCACGGGACCGCGGACACGAACGTCCCGATAGCGAGCGTGCGAGCGTTCGAGGACCGACTCCCGACCGCGACGATCGAGACGGTCGACGGTGCCGACCACCTGCGGACGCTCCTTCGAGCGGTGCCGGCAGCACTTGAGGAGTATCGATGA
- the lysA gene encoding diaminopimelate decarboxylase, whose protein sequence is MSSDSPPVRRLADWDHDRLARLAEEHGTPLYVLDVDRVAANYRRFAAAFPDAHVMYAAKAHTGRAVLSGLLEAGADIECAAAGELQRAIDAGADPNTLQYTAVNPPGGDLDYAVDLADEHPGLTITGGAEDTFDRLEDRGYDGRVAIRINPGIGTGHHEKVATGKDAKFGIPYDEVPALADDLRDRFDLVGLHAHAGSGVLREDLDDHCRAIAKVAELAREVGDSDLEFVDFGGGFGVPYREETEPLDMQAVGERVREAVGDLSARIKLEPGRYVVADAELILTTVNTVKETPATTVVGVDASLATLIRPAMFDSYHPIRNVSAPDRDPHPVSIGGPCCTSADVFATDRPIARPERTDLLAIGNAGAYGYELANQFHSQPRPAEVAIEDGDERVVRRRETMADVVRVEDEAGE, encoded by the coding sequence ATGAGTAGCGACTCGCCTCCGGTCCGTCGACTGGCGGACTGGGACCACGACCGTCTCGCCCGGCTGGCCGAGGAACACGGGACGCCGCTGTACGTGCTGGACGTGGACCGCGTCGCGGCGAACTACCGGCGCTTCGCCGCGGCCTTCCCCGACGCGCACGTGATGTACGCCGCGAAGGCACACACTGGCCGTGCCGTCCTCTCGGGACTCCTCGAAGCGGGCGCGGACATCGAGTGTGCCGCTGCCGGCGAACTCCAGCGAGCGATCGACGCCGGCGCGGACCCCAACACGCTGCAGTACACCGCGGTCAACCCTCCTGGGGGCGACCTCGACTACGCGGTCGATCTCGCCGACGAGCACCCCGGCCTGACGATCACCGGCGGAGCCGAGGACACGTTCGACCGCCTCGAAGACCGCGGCTACGACGGTCGCGTCGCGATTCGCATCAACCCCGGCATCGGGACGGGCCACCACGAGAAGGTCGCGACCGGTAAGGACGCGAAGTTCGGCATCCCCTACGACGAAGTGCCCGCGCTCGCAGACGATCTCCGCGACCGGTTCGACCTCGTGGGGCTGCACGCCCACGCGGGCAGCGGCGTCCTGCGCGAGGACCTCGACGACCACTGCCGGGCCATCGCGAAGGTCGCGGAGCTGGCCCGCGAAGTCGGGGACTCCGATCTGGAGTTCGTCGACTTCGGTGGCGGCTTCGGCGTGCCCTACCGCGAGGAGACCGAGCCGCTGGACATGCAGGCCGTCGGCGAGCGGGTCCGCGAGGCGGTCGGTGACCTCTCGGCCCGGATCAAACTGGAGCCGGGCCGCTACGTCGTGGCCGACGCCGAGCTGATCCTCACGACAGTCAACACGGTCAAGGAGACGCCAGCGACGACCGTCGTCGGCGTCGACGCCTCGCTGGCGACGCTGATCCGCCCGGCGATGTTCGACTCCTATCACCCGATTCGAAACGTCTCTGCCCCCGACCGAGATCCACACCCCGTCTCGATCGGCGGCCCGTGCTGTACGAGCGCCGACGTGTTCGCGACGGATCGTCCGATCGCCCGCCCCGAGCGGACCGATCTGCTGGCGATCGGCAACGCCGGGGCCTACGGCTACGAACTGGCCAACCAGTTCCACTCCCAGCCCCGACCGGCCGAAGTCGCCATCGAGGACGGCGACGAGCGGGTGGTCCGCCGCCGCGAGACGATGGCCGACGTGGTTCGCGTCGAAGACGAGGCCGGAGAGTAA
- a CDS encoding MFS transporter — protein MVLDTDGRVLTLAFARMADALGNSFLIIVLPLYIASGQISLSGIAGTEILGFVLREETLIGLVLSLFGLLNSFGQPFTGRLSDRTGRRRVFVLTGLAIFAVGSATYPFVTSYWSVLGARALQGIGAAFTVPATVALVNDYAASDRERGGNFGVFNTFRLIGFGFGPIVAGVVITGGLAAETVVSYALPAWLGPLAGLRFSGFVAAFAVAVLGAVVSFVLVVALIADPPKVVGGAGKDLSIAVRDRDGNGLDPVFVLGVGTFFMATTIALFATLEGPIRARLDETTFLFSVQFAAVVIANVVFQIPIGRASDVYGRRPFIIAGFVVLIPAVFAQGVVTGPWTMLAARLLQGVAVALVFAPSLALAGDLAGDRGSGTTLSVLTMAFGLGVALGPLASGVLYNLGGLVAPFSFGAVLAVFALLLTYFEVEDTLETGRASEPVPQE, from the coding sequence ATGGTACTGGACACGGACGGTCGCGTCCTGACACTGGCGTTCGCGCGGATGGCCGACGCGCTGGGCAACTCCTTTCTGATCATCGTCCTGCCGCTGTACATAGCCAGCGGCCAGATCTCGCTGTCGGGCATCGCCGGCACGGAGATCCTCGGCTTCGTCCTGCGCGAGGAGACGCTGATCGGGCTCGTGCTCTCCCTGTTCGGTCTGCTGAACAGCTTCGGCCAGCCGTTCACCGGGCGGCTCTCCGACCGGACCGGCCGGCGGCGCGTGTTCGTCCTGACGGGACTGGCGATCTTCGCCGTCGGCAGCGCGACCTACCCGTTCGTCACGAGCTACTGGTCGGTGCTCGGGGCACGTGCGCTCCAGGGGATCGGCGCGGCCTTTACCGTGCCGGCCACGGTCGCGCTGGTCAACGACTACGCGGCCAGCGACCGCGAACGGGGCGGCAACTTCGGCGTGTTCAACACCTTCCGGCTGATCGGCTTCGGCTTCGGGCCGATCGTCGCCGGAGTCGTCATCACGGGCGGGCTGGCCGCCGAGACCGTCGTCAGCTACGCGCTCCCGGCCTGGCTCGGCCCCCTGGCCGGCCTCAGGTTCTCCGGGTTCGTCGCCGCCTTCGCCGTCGCCGTCCTCGGAGCGGTCGTCAGTTTCGTGCTCGTCGTCGCTCTGATCGCGGACCCGCCGAAAGTCGTCGGCGGGGCGGGCAAAGACCTCTCCATCGCGGTCCGCGACCGCGACGGAAACGGGCTCGATCCCGTCTTCGTCCTCGGCGTCGGGACCTTCTTCATGGCCACGACGATCGCGCTGTTCGCCACCCTGGAGGGGCCGATCCGCGCGCGACTGGACGAGACGACGTTCCTCTTTTCGGTGCAGTTCGCCGCGGTCGTCATCGCCAACGTCGTCTTCCAGATCCCCATCGGGCGCGCCTCGGACGTGTACGGTCGCCGCCCGTTCATCATCGCGGGCTTCGTCGTCCTGATCCCCGCCGTGTTCGCGCAAGGCGTCGTCACGGGACCGTGGACGATGCTCGCGGCCAGACTGCTCCAGGGCGTCGCCGTCGCGCTCGTGTTCGCGCCGTCGCTCGCGCTGGCTGGCGATCTCGCCGGGGACCGCGGGTCGGGGACGACGCTGTCGGTGCTGACGATGGCGTTCGGACTCGGCGTCGCACTCGGGCCACTCGCTTCCGGCGTGCTGTACAACCTCGGCGGTCTCGTCGCGCCGTTTAGCTTCGGTGCCGTCCTGGCCGTGTTCGCGCTCCTCTTGACCTACTTCGAAGTCGAGGACACGCTGGAGACCGGTCGGGCCAGTGAGCCAGTGCCACAGGAGTGA
- a CDS encoding helix-turn-helix domain-containing protein, which produces MPDGRTAANGRMKRIQFSVTYPDRLRHPLQSHLEGDGPLTRAELLLWSPTADATTLCWFDGGPAAVERAVATIDSLETTSHVRDGDGTYVYLQQDGFEFPDVVLDLIADAAVIFRPPVVFRDDGTISFEAVGETSAFSAFHDALAAVGDLSIERVRPFERSSRPARLTDRQRAAIEAAVAVGYYEIPREGTIGDVAARLDCATSTAGELVRKAEAAVVEGVVDRQ; this is translated from the coding sequence ATGCCGGACGGACGAACGGCGGCCAACGGCCGCATGAAACGGATCCAGTTCTCGGTCACGTACCCAGATCGGCTCCGTCACCCCCTCCAGAGCCACCTCGAAGGCGACGGGCCGCTCACGCGAGCCGAGCTGTTGCTGTGGAGTCCGACGGCGGACGCGACGACGCTGTGCTGGTTCGACGGCGGGCCGGCGGCCGTCGAGCGCGCGGTCGCGACGATCGACTCGCTGGAGACGACCAGCCACGTTCGGGACGGCGACGGGACCTACGTCTACCTCCAGCAGGACGGGTTCGAGTTTCCCGACGTGGTGCTGGACCTGATCGCCGACGCCGCGGTGATCTTCCGCCCGCCGGTGGTGTTTCGCGACGACGGGACGATCTCGTTCGAGGCCGTCGGCGAGACGAGCGCCTTCAGCGCCTTTCACGACGCACTCGCGGCGGTCGGGGATCTCTCGATCGAGCGGGTCCGGCCGTTCGAACGCTCCAGTCGCCCCGCACGGCTCACCGATCGACAGCGAGCGGCCATCGAGGCGGCGGTGGCGGTCGGCTACTACGAGATCCCGCGCGAGGGCACGATCGGGGACGTGGCGGCGCGACTCGACTGCGCGACCAGCACGGCGGGCGAACTCGTTCGGAAGGCCGAGGCCGCGGTCGTCGAGGGCGTCGTCGACCGCCAGTAG
- a CDS encoding ferritin-like domain-containing protein, translated as MTDRHRTDDSTALPTMEDIRQTMRSRRDVLAGTGAVIGAGLVGTAATAQEDDAAGNQPMEVPSQFDQPDTDVDVLNYALTLEYLEDEFYNTGLEQFDGEALASASALEVPPDLLATFFADISAQEQSHTEQLARVIETLGGTPADPPAFEFGIDSADAFIATAQVLENTGVAAYAGVAPRIESPDILSAALSIHSVEARHAAVLNALVGESPFPDAYDPALPIPDVLSAIQPFMAGEMEETPEEEPGTETDTPEEEPGTETDTPDEGTETEASDNGTESPAEGESG; from the coding sequence ATGACAGACAGACACCGAACTGACGACAGCACAGCATTGCCGACGATGGAAGACATCCGCCAGACGATGCGCTCGCGGCGCGACGTACTCGCGGGCACGGGTGCGGTGATCGGTGCGGGACTGGTCGGGACGGCCGCGACGGCCCAGGAGGACGACGCGGCTGGCAACCAGCCCATGGAGGTTCCGTCCCAGTTCGACCAGCCCGACACGGACGTGGACGTGCTCAACTACGCGCTGACGCTCGAATACCTCGAAGACGAGTTCTACAACACGGGGCTCGAACAGTTCGACGGCGAGGCGCTGGCGAGCGCGAGCGCGCTCGAAGTGCCGCCGGATCTGTTGGCCACGTTCTTCGCGGATATCAGCGCTCAGGAGCAGTCACACACCGAGCAGCTGGCCCGCGTGATCGAGACGCTCGGCGGGACGCCGGCCGACCCGCCCGCCTTCGAGTTCGGGATCGACTCGGCCGACGCCTTCATCGCGACCGCACAGGTGCTCGAAAACACCGGCGTCGCCGCCTACGCCGGTGTCGCACCGCGCATCGAGAGCCCAGACATCCTCTCGGCCGCGCTGTCGATCCACAGCGTCGAGGCGCGCCACGCCGCGGTGCTCAACGCACTCGTCGGCGAGTCGCCGTTCCCGGACGCCTACGATCCGGCGCTCCCCATCCCGGACGTGCTGTCGGCGATCCAGCCGTTCATGGCGGGCGAGATGGAGGAGACGCCGGAAGAAGAGCCGGGCACGGAAACCGACACACCGGAAGAAGAGCCGGGCACGGAAACCGACACACCGGACGAGGGCACTGAAACGGAGGCGTCCGACAACGGGACTGAGTCGCCGGCTGAGGGTGAGAGCGGGTAA